From Primulina huaijiensis isolate GDHJ02 chromosome 15, ASM1229523v2, whole genome shotgun sequence, one genomic window encodes:
- the LOC140959985 gene encoding uncharacterized protein, translating to MNEQAAMMKQQQQQLINMKNIIGMNQMNPLQQPQMAQMNWSYGLWAPPSQFHNANHGAIQPPHSTFNKALGPRNSWKGKKVDKRRKEQQKSLMAGSNAGGIGGGVKTISAGGVGSSNFNNYKPPTLNELQHQNQIKTWKFFPKKKYNKNYITHVNVGGTNNNNNSRSAPFAPRNTTSFLIRAKKSGGIASLVSPCPVTPAVLPTPTFSPSREVLVDMAKEEWGVDGYGSMKGLIRLRLPGHEIEAHEDEEEDEGCSSESDVEEHVEVERRLDHDLSRFEMIYNPNSVGGMEYHNVLENRVDDQDAHIAQLEEENLILKERLYLMERELGDLRRRMRRLEWRGNTGDENNEEVVENESEKENEKESHGDEAHSMEDNDEYFSEENVQGDGCFTGKGDDHHSAKGFEVAASTEKNVVLNFEDKELLRGYKNDLLADTEGKETIKKDEFSEVNQTDKTFEAAQDTKAENKDENMTEHEEVEAQENAYAESSDRLAPDARMENDGVAKDSEVSEKVAIN from the exons ATGAACGAGCAAGCAGCAATGATGAAGCAACAGCAACAGCAATTGATAAACATGAAGAATATAATCGGTATGAATCAAATGAATCCGCTCCAACAGCCACAG ATGGCTCAGATGAATTGGAGTTATGGCTTGTGGGCTCCTCCCTCACAGTTTCATAACGCTAATCATGGTGCAATACAACCGCCGCATTCTACCTTTAATAAAGCATTGGGGCCAAGGAATAGTTGGAAGGGCAAAAAGGTAGACAAGAGGAGAAAGGAGCAGCAGAAGTCCTTAATGGCTGGCTCTAATGCTGGTGGAATTGGTGGAGGTGTCAAGACCATTAGTGCTGGTGGTGTTGGGAGTTCGAATTTTAATAACTACAAGCCTCCAACTTTGAATGAGTTGCAGCATCAGAATCAAATAAAAACCTGGAAATTCTTCCCCAAAAAGAAGTATAATAAGAACTATATAACGCATGTGAATGTCGGTGGTactaacaacaacaataatagcAGATCTGCTCCATTTGCTCCAAGGAATACGACTTCCTTTTTAATCAGAGCAAAGAAGAGTGGTGGTATCGCTTCCTTAGTTTCTCCATGTCCAGTGACCCCTGCAGTTTTGCCGACTCCTACATTCTCTCCATCCAGGGAGGTTTTGGTGGATATGGCTAAGGAAGAATGGGGTGTTGATGGATATGGGTCGATGAAGGGGTTGATTAGGTTAAGATTGCCCGGGCATGAAATCGAGGCTCATGAGGATGAGGAGGAAGATGAAGGATGTTCCAGCGAGAGTGATGTGGAGGAGCACGTCGAGGTGGAGAGGAGATTGGATCATGACTTGAGCCGTTTCGAGATGATATATAATCCAAACAGTGTTGGTGGGATGGAGTATCATAATGTGCTGGAGAATCGAGTGGACGATCAGGATGCCCATATCGCTCAATTGGAGGAGGAGAAtctgattttgaaggaaagattGTACTTGATGGAGAGGGAGTTGGGTGATTTGAGAAGGCGGATGCGGCGTCTAGAATGGAGGGGAAACACAGGTGATGAGAATAATGAGGAGGTAGTAGAGAACGAatctgaaaaagaaaatgaaaaggagAGCCATGGTGATGAAGCTCATTCGATGGAGGACAATGATGAATATTTCAGTGAAGAGAACGTTCAGGGAGATGGATGTTTCACGGGGAAAGGAGACGATCACCATAGTGCCAAAGGTTTTGAAGTAGCTGCAAGTACAGAGAAGAATGTCGTATTAAATTTTGAAGATAAAGAACTCCTTAGAGGTTACAAGAATGATTTACTTGCAGATACTGAAGGGAAAGAAACAATTAAGAAAGATGAGTTTAGTGAAGTAAATCAGACTGACAAAACTTTTGAAGCTGCTCAAGATACGAAAGCGGAAAATAAAGATGAAAACATGACTGAACATGAAGAAGTAGAGGCACAAGAGAACGCTTATGCTGAATCTT